Proteins co-encoded in one Capsicum annuum cultivar UCD-10X-F1 chromosome 9, UCD10Xv1.1, whole genome shotgun sequence genomic window:
- the LOC124887268 gene encoding CBL-interacting serine/threonine-protein kinase 6-like, with amino-acid sequence MAPEEKCAVLYGKYELGRVLGSGTFAKVYHARNVITRENLAMKVVGKEKVIKVGMMEQIKREISVMKMVKHPNIVELHEVMASKTKIYFAMEFVKGGELFEKVAKGKLREDNARGYFQQLISAIDFCHSRGVYHRDLKPENLLLDEEGNVKVTDFGLSAFSDHLRQDGLLHTTCGTPAYVAPEVIGKNGYDGSTADIWSCGVILYVLLAGFLPFQDGNIMAMYKKIHKGDFKCPPWFSSDARKLITKMLDPNPNTRITASKIMESNWFKKTVPRTLRTKEEEEFGVEDNQDCVGKAKKIESLNAFHIISLSEGFDLSPLFEEKKKKEKEQMRFATTKPASSVISKLEEVAKTSKFSLKRSDSSVRLQGQESGRKGKLGIAADIFAVTPSFLVVEVKKASGDTLEYNQFCSKELRPALKDIVWKSAPENSSLA; translated from the coding sequence ATGGCGCCGGAAGAAAAATGTGCTGTTTTGTATGGTAAATATGAGCTTGGTAGAGTTCTTGGTTCAGGTACTTTCGCGAAAGTTTACCATGCACGTAATGTAATAACAAGAGAGAATTTAGCAATGAAAGTTGTTGGAAAAGAGAAGGTAATTAAGGTAGGAATGATGGAGCAAATCAAACGTGAAATCTCCGTAATGAAAATGGTTAAACATCCAAATATTGTTGAGCTTCATGAAGTCATGGCAAGCAAAACGAAGATTTACTTTGCTATGGAGTTTGTTAAAGGTGGTGAATTGTTCGAAAAAGTAGCTAAAGGGAAGTTAAGGGAAGATAATGCAAGAGGTTATTTTCAACAGTTGATATCTGCAATTGATTTTTGTCATAGTCGTGGTGTTTATCATAGAGATTTGAAGCCTGAGAATTTGTTGTTAGATGAAGAAGGTAATGTTAAGGTAACTGATTTTGGACTTAGCGCGTTTTCGGATCATTTAAGACAAGATGGTTTGTTACATACAACATGTGGAACACCTGCATATGTTGCACCAGAAGTGATTGGTAAGAATGGATATGATGGTTCAACAGCTGATATTTGGTCATGTGGGGTTATTCTTTATGTGTTGCTAGCTGGTTTTTTGCCATTTCAAGATGGGAATATTATGGCTATGTATAAGAAGATTCATAAAGGTGATTTCAAGTGTCCACCTTGGTTTTCATCTGATGCAAGAAAGTTGATAACAAAGATGTTGGATCCGAATCCGAATACTAGGATTACTGCTTCGAAGATTATGGAATCGAATTGGTTCAAGAAGACTGTGCCAAGGACTTTGAGAACTAAAGAGGAGGAAGAGTTTGGTGTAGAGGATAATCAAGATTGTGTAGGGAAAGCGAAAAAGATTGAATCTTTGAACGCGTTTCATATCATTTCATTATCGGAGGGGTTTGATTTGTCACCGTTGTtcgaggaaaagaagaagaaggagaaggaacaGATGAGATTTGCAACAACAAAGCCAGCAAGCAGTGTGATTTCGAAGCTTGAGGAAGTAGCAAAGACGTCGAAATTCAGCTTGAAGAGGAGTGATTCTAGTGTTAGATTGCAAGGGCAAGAGAGTGGGAGGAAAGGGAAACTAGGAATTGCTGCTGATATATTTGCTGTGACACCATCATTTCTGGTTGTGGAGGTGAAGAAAGCTAGCGGTGACACATTGGAATATAATCAGTTTTGCAGCAAAGAGCTTAGGCCAGCACTCAAGGACATTGTTTGGAAATCAGCACCTGAGAATTCATCACTTGCTTGA